From a single Pseudopipra pipra isolate bDixPip1 chromosome 7, bDixPip1.hap1, whole genome shotgun sequence genomic region:
- the NUP35 gene encoding nucleoporin NUP35 isoform X2 has translation MSGGGSEVTEGGSSVLFESARRSRRRFLLPARAAMAAFAMEPPPAGAEPMTLGSPTSPKQGAGAQFLPGFLMGDLPAPVTPQPRALCGPSVGVMETRSPLLAGGSPPQPVVPTHKDKGGAPPVRSIYDELSSPGLGSTPLTSGRPANFSLTQSPSVGILPSTPGTASSVFSPASIGQPRKTTLSPAQLDPFYTQGDSLTSEDQLDDTWVTVFGFPQASASYILLQFAQYGNILKHVMSNTGNWMHIRYQSKLQARKALSKDGRIFGESIMIGVKPCIDKSVCSCVGIECYTLHEFFS, from the exons ATGTCGGGGGGCGGGTCGGAAGTGACGGAGGGAGGAAGCTCCGTCCTGTTTGAAAGCGCCcggcggagccgccgccgcttCCTGCTTCCCGCCCGGGCCGCCATGGCCGCCTTCGCCATGGAGCCGCCGCCCGCAG GAGCTGAGCCAATGACTCTCGGCTCCCCGACGTCTCCCAAACAAGGAGCTGGTGCTCAGTTCCTTCCCGGGTTTTTGATGGGTGACTTACCTGCACCAGTGACTCCACAGCCACGTGCTTTGTGCGGCCCTTCAGTTGGAGTGATGGAAACAAGGTCTCCGCTGCTTGCAG GAGGATCTCCCCCACAACCAGTGGTCCCCACACACAAAGATAAAGGCGGTGCTCCACCCGTCAGGAGCATTTATGATGAGTTGTCCAGTCCTGGGCTTGGATCAACACCTCTAACCTCAGGAAGACCA GCCAACTTCTCCTTAACACAGAGCCCATCAGTTGGAATTCTGCCATCAACTCCAGGCACAG CTTCAAGCGTGTTCAGTCCTGCAAGTATTGGGCAGCCTAGGAAAACTACTCTGTCTCCTGCTCAGCTAGATCCTTTTTATACTCAAGGTGATTCCCTTACTTCAGAAGATCAGCTTGATGACACATGGGTAACTGTATTTGG aTTTCCTCAAGCATCAGCTTCCTACATTCTTCTACAGTTTGCTCAGTATGGAAACATATTAAAGCACGTG atgtccaACACAGGAAACTGGATGCACATCCGATATCAGTCTAAGCTTCAAGCCCGGAAAGCCTTAAGCAAAGATGGAAGAATTTTTGGTGAATCCATCATGATTGGTGTCAAGCCCTGTATAGATAAA AGCGTATGTAGCTGTGTAGGTATAGAATGTTACACATTACACGAGTTCTTTTCTTAA
- the NUP35 gene encoding nucleoporin NUP35 isoform X1: MSGGGSEVTEGGSSVLFESARRSRRRFLLPARAAMAAFAMEPPPAGAEPMTLGSPTSPKQGAGAQFLPGFLMGDLPAPVTPQPRALCGPSVGVMETRSPLLAGGSPPQPVVPTHKDKGGAPPVRSIYDELSSPGLGSTPLTSGRPANFSLTQSPSVGILPSTPGTASSVFSPASIGQPRKTTLSPAQLDPFYTQGDSLTSEDQLDDTWVTVFGFPQASASYILLQFAQYGNILKHVMSNTGNWMHIRYQSKLQARKALSKDGRIFGESIMIGVKPCIDKSVMENSERSSTSSMSSVFTPPTKSTGTPIQLANNTTRISTMRPLATAYKASTSDYQVVSDRQTPRKDESIVSKAMEYVFGW, translated from the exons ATGTCGGGGGGCGGGTCGGAAGTGACGGAGGGAGGAAGCTCCGTCCTGTTTGAAAGCGCCcggcggagccgccgccgcttCCTGCTTCCCGCCCGGGCCGCCATGGCCGCCTTCGCCATGGAGCCGCCGCCCGCAG GAGCTGAGCCAATGACTCTCGGCTCCCCGACGTCTCCCAAACAAGGAGCTGGTGCTCAGTTCCTTCCCGGGTTTTTGATGGGTGACTTACCTGCACCAGTGACTCCACAGCCACGTGCTTTGTGCGGCCCTTCAGTTGGAGTGATGGAAACAAGGTCTCCGCTGCTTGCAG GAGGATCTCCCCCACAACCAGTGGTCCCCACACACAAAGATAAAGGCGGTGCTCCACCCGTCAGGAGCATTTATGATGAGTTGTCCAGTCCTGGGCTTGGATCAACACCTCTAACCTCAGGAAGACCA GCCAACTTCTCCTTAACACAGAGCCCATCAGTTGGAATTCTGCCATCAACTCCAGGCACAG CTTCAAGCGTGTTCAGTCCTGCAAGTATTGGGCAGCCTAGGAAAACTACTCTGTCTCCTGCTCAGCTAGATCCTTTTTATACTCAAGGTGATTCCCTTACTTCAGAAGATCAGCTTGATGACACATGGGTAACTGTATTTGG aTTTCCTCAAGCATCAGCTTCCTACATTCTTCTACAGTTTGCTCAGTATGGAAACATATTAAAGCACGTG atgtccaACACAGGAAACTGGATGCACATCCGATATCAGTCTAAGCTTCAAGCCCGGAAAGCCTTAAGCAAAGATGGAAGAATTTTTGGTGAATCCATCATGATTGGTGTCAAGCCCTGTATAGATAAA AGTGTGATGGAAAACTCTGAAAGAAGCTCTACATCCTCAATGTCTTCGGTTTTCACTCCACCTACAAAATCTACTGGCACACCAATACAACTTGCAAATAATACTACAAGGATTTCTACAATGAGACCTCTTGCAACAGCATATAAAGCTTCCACTAGTGACTATCAG GTGGTTTCTGACAGACAGACTCCTAGGAAAGATGAAAGTATTGTATCCAAAGCAATGGAATATGTGTTTGGCTGGTAG